One Tolypothrix bouteillei VB521301 DNA window includes the following coding sequences:
- a CDS encoding DUF4089 domain-containing protein yields MEGKDFEVEAYVDLMVSLLDLKLKDEYRDGVVDNFERIMAIAQVVNEFPLPDELEASTEFQPG; encoded by the coding sequence ATGGAAGGGAAGGACTTTGAGGTAGAAGCCTACGTAGATTTAATGGTATCTCTGTTAGATTTAAAACTTAAGGATGAGTATCGCGATGGAGTCGTAGACAATTTTGAGAGAATTATGGCGATCGCTCAAGTTGTCAATGAGTTTCCCTTACCGGATGAACTAGAAGCTTCTACAGAGTTTCAACCAGGCTAG
- a CDS encoding Asp-tRNA(Asn)/Glu-tRNA(Gln) amidotransferase GatCAB subunit A, with amino-acid sequence MNDAVAIATAVKRGQIGAVEVVKSALAKIVERDGELNCFTAVMADTALTDAERIDREVALGHQMGSLAGVPFAVKNLFDIAGVTTLAGAKINAENFPATQDATAVFKLKQAGAVLVGALNMDEYAYGFVTENAHYGATRNPHDRTRVAGGSSGGSAAAIASGLVPLTLGSDTNGSIRVPAALCGVFGLKPTYGRLSRAGVALFSSSLDHIGPFARSVRDIATAFDVLQGEDERDPVCTKRPPELCFPQILRGIEGLRIAIAGEYFAKGASPEALEAVQRVADALGVTNYITIPEAHRARSAAFVITACEGANLHLEKLRSRPQDFDPATRDRFLAGALIPSSWYIQAQRFRRWYRDKVQEIFQKVDVILAPTTPISAPLIGQQTMILDGEEILVRPHLGLFTQPLSFIGLPVLSVPIQRPNTLPLGVQLIAAPYNEALILRVAAVLEAMGVVSV; translated from the coding sequence ATGAATGATGCTGTGGCTATAGCAACTGCTGTCAAACGCGGTCAGATCGGGGCGGTGGAAGTTGTTAAATCAGCTTTAGCAAAAATTGTAGAACGAGATGGCGAACTCAATTGTTTTACTGCTGTGATGGCTGATACGGCTTTGACAGATGCAGAACGAATTGATAGAGAAGTTGCTCTCGGTCATCAAATGGGTTCTTTGGCTGGTGTCCCTTTCGCTGTGAAAAATCTGTTTGATATTGCTGGAGTCACAACGCTAGCAGGCGCAAAAATTAATGCTGAAAATTTTCCTGCAACACAAGATGCAACCGCAGTCTTCAAGCTTAAACAAGCGGGTGCTGTTCTGGTAGGTGCTTTGAATATGGATGAGTACGCTTATGGGTTTGTCACTGAAAATGCACATTATGGCGCTACTCGCAATCCCCACGATCGCACGCGGGTGGCTGGAGGTTCATCGGGTGGTTCGGCTGCTGCGATCGCATCTGGCTTAGTTCCTCTGACTTTGGGTTCTGATACCAATGGTTCTATCCGCGTACCTGCGGCGTTGTGCGGCGTTTTTGGTTTGAAACCAACTTATGGAAGGCTGTCTCGCGCCGGTGTTGCTTTATTTTCTAGCAGTTTAGACCATATTGGTCCTTTTGCTCGTTCGGTACGCGATATTGCTACGGCGTTTGACGTGCTACAGGGAGAAGACGAGAGAGATCCAGTTTGTACAAAGCGTCCTCCCGAACTGTGTTTCCCACAAATCCTTCGCGGAATTGAGGGTTTAAGAATTGCTATTGCAGGAGAATATTTTGCTAAAGGAGCAAGCCCGGAAGCTTTGGAAGCCGTGCAAAGAGTTGCTGATGCTTTAGGAGTTACGAATTACATCACAATACCTGAAGCACATCGTGCTAGATCTGCAGCATTTGTGATTACAGCTTGTGAGGGCGCGAACTTACATTTGGAAAAATTACGCTCTCGCCCTCAAGATTTCGATCCCGCAACACGCGATCGCTTTCTTGCTGGTGCATTAATACCTAGTAGCTGGTACATTCAAGCACAGCGATTTAGGAGATGGTATCGAGATAAAGTACAAGAAATCTTCCAAAAGGTAGATGTTATTCTTGCACCTACTACACCTATTTCTGCTCCTCTTATTGGTCAGCAAACTATGATATTAGACGGAGAAGAAATTCTTGTCCGTCCTCACTTAGGATTATTTACTCAACCCTTATCTTTTATTGGATTACCTGTTTTATCAGTTCCAATCCAACGTCCAAATACCTTACCATTGGGCGTACAGTTAATAGCTGCACCCTATAATGAAGCATTGATTTTACGGGTAGCCGCTGTACTCGAGGCAATGGGAGTTGTATCCGTGTAA
- a CDS encoding response regulator transcription factor — protein MPLKILVVDDDLGTRLSISDYLELSGYSVITANDGQEALAMVEQYHPDLIVTDIVMPQMNGYELVRRVRQQPSFRLLPVILLTARTKTQERILGYQSGCDLYLPKPFELEELAAAIRNLLERSQIIQSEYRFPQSENVGTSVSTKPVDVHYSQITHIQKSQVFSELTSREQEVLELLTHGLSNAEMGQQLHLSPRTVEKYVSSLLRKTTTSNRAELVRYAIKHGLVE, from the coding sequence ATGCCCTTGAAGATCCTTGTAGTGGATGACGATCTGGGCACTCGTTTGTCTATCAGCGATTATCTTGAACTGTCTGGCTATTCAGTCATTACGGCAAATGACGGTCAAGAGGCTTTGGCGATGGTAGAACAATACCATCCCGATTTAATAGTCACTGATATTGTCATGCCACAAATGAACGGTTACGAACTAGTGAGGCGAGTTCGTCAGCAGCCTTCTTTCCGGTTGCTTCCTGTTATTCTGTTAACAGCACGAACAAAGACTCAAGAAAGAATCCTGGGCTACCAATCAGGATGCGATCTTTACTTGCCCAAGCCTTTTGAATTAGAAGAGTTAGCAGCAGCGATTCGCAATCTCTTAGAGCGATCGCAAATCATTCAATCTGAATACCGTTTTCCCCAGAGTGAAAATGTGGGAACTTCCGTTTCAACAAAACCTGTGGATGTTCACTACTCCCAAATTACACATATTCAAAAATCGCAAGTATTTTCGGAATTAACCTCAAGAGAACAGGAAGTTTTAGAGCTTTTAACTCACGGTCTTTCTAATGCTGAAATGGGACAACAACTACATCTCAGTCCTCGGACTGTAGAGAAGTACGTGAGCAGTTTATTGAGAAAAACAACAACAAGCAATCGCGCTGAGTTAGTCCGTTATGCCATTAAGCACGGGTTGGTAGAGTAA
- a CDS encoding YbaB/EbfC family nucleoid-associated protein, which produces MTGKGQGFGFGLGKMKELADAFKKAQQVQEGAKRLQEELEQMEIQGEAGGGLVKVIVSGNQEPKRVEISPNAINEGADVLSDLVTAAMKDAYYKSTATMRERMEELTSGLELPGFQ; this is translated from the coding sequence ATGACAGGAAAAGGACAGGGATTTGGTTTCGGCTTGGGCAAAATGAAAGAATTGGCTGACGCTTTTAAAAAAGCACAGCAGGTTCAAGAAGGCGCAAAGCGGCTTCAAGAGGAATTAGAGCAAATGGAGATTCAGGGGGAAGCTGGTGGAGGTTTGGTTAAGGTTATTGTCAGTGGTAACCAAGAACCCAAGCGAGTGGAAATTTCTCCTAACGCTATCAATGAAGGAGCAGATGTACTCTCCGACCTCGTTACTGCGGCTATGAAGGACGCTTACTACAAATCTACGGCAACAATGCGCGAACGCATGGAAGAACTCACCAGTGGTCTAGAACTTCCTGGGTTCCAGTAA
- a CDS encoding low molecular weight protein-tyrosine-phosphatase, translated as MPYKLLFVCLGNICRSPSAENIMNHFINQAGLSESIICDSAGTSSYHIGSPPDARMSAAAFQKLQIKLTGRGRQFQKSDFEIFDTILAMDRENYEDILSLDRTGMYHHKVHLICDFCSRHTLKEVPDPYYGGPEGFNQVIDILIDACEGLLKEVTSRQ; from the coding sequence ATGCCTTACAAGCTGCTGTTTGTCTGCCTGGGAAATATCTGTCGCTCACCATCGGCAGAAAATATAATGAATCATTTCATTAACCAGGCTGGGTTAAGCGAAAGCATTATCTGTGACTCTGCTGGTACATCTAGCTATCACATTGGCAGCCCTCCCGATGCTAGGATGAGTGCTGCCGCTTTTCAAAAGCTACAAATTAAACTAACGGGTAGAGGGCGTCAGTTCCAAAAGTCAGATTTTGAAATTTTTGACACGATCCTAGCTATGGATCGAGAAAATTACGAGGATATCCTCTCTCTTGACCGAACTGGTATGTATCACCACAAAGTCCACTTGATATGTGATTTTTGCTCTAGGCATACTCTTAAAGAAGTTCCCGATCCCTACTATGGTGGTCCGGAGGGATTTAATCAAGTGATTGACATACTGATTGATGCTTGTGAAGGGCTGTTAAAAGAAGTGACGAGTAGGCAGTAA
- the murB gene encoding UDP-N-acetylmuramate dehydrogenase: protein MTISQAVANVCKVPNINDSRQLKANSVESQEIYLPGTDCVIKSQVSLAGYTSYRVGGPAQWCVAPRNLEALQASIQYAQTQELSVTVLGAGSNLLISDCGIPGLVIVTRHLRHSYFDLETGRVTVAAGEPLPGLVWAAAAHGWQGLEWAVGIPGTVGGAVVMNAGAHSSCIADILSSVEVLLPDGTVETLTREQLGYSYRTSVLQGSKKIVTQATFQLQPGAAPEHVLAATKQHKQHRLNTQPYHLPSCGSVFRNPKPHAAGWLIEQSGLKGYQIGKAQVAQRHANFIVNCGGASAWDIFNVIRHVQQEVQERWSICLEPEVKMIGEFQAAC from the coding sequence ATGACTATATCCCAGGCAGTTGCAAATGTCTGTAAAGTTCCTAACATTAATGACAGCAGACAGCTAAAGGCTAATTCCGTCGAAAGTCAGGAAATTTATTTACCAGGCACTGATTGCGTTATAAAATCTCAAGTTTCACTCGCAGGGTATACTTCTTACAGAGTAGGCGGTCCCGCCCAATGGTGTGTTGCGCCGCGTAACTTAGAAGCTTTACAAGCCAGTATTCAATACGCTCAAACACAAGAACTATCAGTCACAGTACTTGGAGCTGGGTCTAACTTGCTCATCAGTGATTGCGGTATACCCGGTCTGGTTATTGTAACGCGTCATTTGCGTCACAGCTATTTCGATCTAGAAACAGGTCGAGTCACTGTTGCAGCCGGAGAACCCCTTCCCGGTCTAGTGTGGGCAGCAGCAGCTCACGGATGGCAAGGCTTGGAGTGGGCTGTTGGCATACCGGGAACCGTTGGCGGTGCTGTTGTCATGAATGCAGGAGCACACAGCAGCTGTATCGCAGATATCTTATCCAGTGTCGAAGTTCTTCTCCCCGATGGAACTGTAGAAACACTGACTCGGGAACAGTTGGGTTACAGCTATCGGACATCTGTACTGCAAGGCAGCAAGAAAATCGTGACTCAAGCAACTTTCCAGCTACAGCCAGGAGCAGCCCCAGAACACGTTTTGGCAGCGACCAAACAGCACAAACAGCACAGACTAAATACTCAGCCATATCACTTGCCAAGCTGCGGTAGTGTTTTTCGCAATCCCAAACCCCATGCAGCAGGTTGGTTAATTGAGCAAAGCGGTCTAAAAGGCTACCAAATTGGTAAAGCACAAGTCGCACAACGTCATGCTAATTTTATCGTTAATTGTGGCGGAGCGAGTGCTTGGGATATTTTTAATGTCATCCGTCACGTTCAACAAGAAGTACAAGAGCGTTGGTCAATCTGTTTAGAGCCAGAAGTGAAGATGATAGGCGAATTTCAAGCGGCTTGTTAA
- the murC gene encoding UDP-N-acetylmuramate--L-alanine ligase has product MQNSVDFGGRPFHFIGVGGIGMSALAHVLAQRNLPVSGSDLRPNHITRRLESIGAHIFGKQEASNLEFFKPDSPPKDKESVLNPQEILNSTTEKLPQVICSTAINTNNLEYKAALELNCPIFHRSDVLAALIADYHSIAVAGTHGKTTTSSMIGYMLLEAGLDPTILVGGEVDAWSGNARLGQSRYLVAEADESDGSLVKHAPEIGIITNIELDHPDHYETLDEVVEIFQTFARGCTTLVGSIDCETVRDRLKPTISYSLYSDTNADYTVTNVDYRADGTTALVWERGKTLGVLNLRLLSKHNLSNALAAVAVGRLLGLEFGEIAKGLSTFEGARRRFEFRGEANGITFIDDYAHHPSEIRATLAAARLQARPGQRVVAIFQPHRYSRTLTFLEEFAESFSYADLVVLTDIYSAGEPNLGQISGEKLADEVAKYNSQVTYQPTLTAVSEYLLQTLRRGDLALFLGAGNLNQIIPDVMATLCQPAQATS; this is encoded by the coding sequence ATGCAAAATTCAGTAGACTTTGGCGGTAGACCATTTCATTTCATTGGTGTGGGCGGCATAGGAATGTCCGCTTTGGCTCATGTTTTAGCCCAACGGAATTTACCAGTGTCAGGATCGGATCTTCGTCCAAATCATATTACTCGACGTTTGGAATCTATCGGTGCTCATATATTTGGCAAGCAAGAGGCAAGTAATCTTGAATTCTTTAAACCAGATTCTCCCCCTAAGGATAAGGAATCGGTATTAAATCCCCAAGAAATACTTAATAGCACTACAGAAAAACTACCTCAAGTTATATGTTCTACGGCAATTAACACAAACAATTTAGAATACAAAGCAGCTTTAGAATTAAATTGTCCTATTTTTCATCGCTCCGATGTATTGGCAGCATTAATTGCTGATTATCACAGCATTGCTGTAGCGGGAACCCACGGAAAAACTACAACCAGTAGCATGATTGGTTATATGCTACTTGAAGCAGGTTTAGATCCGACGATTTTAGTGGGTGGTGAAGTTGATGCCTGGTCAGGAAACGCCAGACTGGGGCAAAGTCGATATTTAGTAGCAGAAGCAGATGAATCGGATGGTTCTTTAGTTAAGCACGCTCCGGAAATAGGCATCATTACCAATATCGAATTAGACCATCCCGACCACTATGAAACGTTAGACGAAGTGGTAGAAATCTTCCAAACATTTGCTCGAGGTTGTACAACCCTAGTAGGGAGCATTGATTGCGAAACAGTGCGCGATCGCCTAAAGCCGACAATCAGTTATAGCTTATATTCCGATACAAACGCCGATTATACTGTTACCAACGTAGACTATCGCGCCGATGGGACAACCGCTTTGGTGTGGGAAAGAGGAAAAACCTTAGGCGTTTTAAATTTACGCTTGCTTAGCAAACACAATCTAAGCAATGCTCTAGCAGCCGTTGCCGTAGGTCGGCTATTGGGTTTAGAATTTGGAGAAATTGCCAAAGGGCTTTCCACTTTTGAAGGTGCAAGACGACGTTTTGAATTCCGAGGAGAAGCGAACGGCATTACTTTCATAGATGACTATGCCCATCACCCCAGTGAAATTCGTGCTACTCTTGCTGCGGCACGCCTTCAAGCAAGACCGGGACAAAGAGTAGTTGCTATCTTCCAACCCCATCGTTACAGCCGTACACTGACCTTTTTGGAGGAATTTGCCGAGTCGTTTAGTTATGCAGATCTAGTTGTCCTGACAGATATTTACAGTGCAGGGGAGCCCAATTTAGGGCAAATCAGTGGGGAAAAATTGGCTGATGAAGTTGCCAAGTACAATTCGCAGGTGACGTATCAACCAACATTAACTGCAGTCAGTGAGTACTTACTGCAAACACTGCGTCGTGGAGACTTGGCGCTGTTTTTGGGAGCAGGGAATCTCAATCAAATCATTCCCGATGTCATGGCAACACTTTGCCAACCAGCTCAAGCAACTTCCTAG
- the nadD gene encoding nicotinate (nicotinamide) nucleotide adenylyltransferase yields the protein MRQLAIFGGTFDPVHWGHLILAEAALHQVPLEQVIWVPSFNPPYKQAATFEHRVKMVQHAIAENPKFSVSLVEQGHSGSSFAIDTLINLSADCPDTRWYWIIGLDAFQTLPRWYRGQELARLCEWLIAPRLLSGETITQSEIICKQVVQKLTKQTFNIHWQLLNIPFLGLSSSLIRNMYNDGRSIRYLVPETVRAYIANHNLYEKG from the coding sequence ATGCGACAATTGGCAATTTTTGGAGGCACTTTCGATCCCGTTCATTGGGGACACCTGATTTTAGCTGAAGCAGCTTTGCATCAAGTTCCTTTAGAACAGGTAATTTGGGTGCCATCGTTTAATCCTCCTTACAAACAAGCAGCGACCTTTGAGCATCGAGTAAAAATGGTACAACATGCGATCGCAGAGAATCCGAAGTTTTCCGTGTCTCTCGTTGAACAAGGTCATTCGGGATCTTCTTTTGCGATTGACACCCTGATAAATTTATCAGCAGATTGCCCAGACACGCGATGGTACTGGATTATTGGATTGGATGCGTTTCAGACCTTGCCTCGTTGGTACCGTGGGCAGGAATTAGCACGGCTTTGTGAGTGGTTGATAGCACCCCGACTCCTAAGTGGTGAGACTATAACTCAAAGTGAGATAATCTGCAAGCAAGTGGTGCAAAAGCTTACAAAACAAACTTTTAACATACACTGGCAATTATTGAATATCCCGTTCTTGGGGCTTTCGTCAAGTCTCATCCGTAACATGTATAATGACGGTCGATCTATTCGTTATTTAGTTCCAGAAACGGTTAGAGCCTATATCGCCAACCATAATTTGTATGAAAAGGGGTAG
- a CDS encoding type I glyceraldehyde-3-phosphate dehydrogenase, whose amino-acid sequence MIRVAINGFGRIGRNFARCWIGRENSNIELVAINDTSDPRTNAHLLKYDTMLGKLKGVDISADDNSITVNGKTIKCVSDRNPENLPWKDWDIDLIIEATGVFTSREGATKHLNAGAKKVLITAPGKNDDGTFVVGVNHHDYDHEKHQIISNASCTTNCLAPIAKVLHEKFGIIKGTMTTTHSYTGDQRLLDASHRDVRRARAAALNIVPTSTGAAKAVALVLPDLKGKLNGVALRVPTPNVSMVDFVVQVEKSTITEEVNQALKEASENSLKGILAYSEEALVSSDYQGTDESSIVDSSLTMVLGGDLVKVMAWYDNEWGYSQRVLDLAELVGEKWVK is encoded by the coding sequence GTGATTAGAGTAGCAATAAATGGTTTTGGGCGCATCGGACGTAACTTTGCGCGTTGCTGGATAGGTAGAGAGAATAGCAATATTGAGCTAGTTGCTATCAACGATACTTCTGACCCCAGAACCAACGCGCACCTGCTGAAGTATGACACAATGCTAGGGAAGTTAAAGGGTGTTGACATTAGCGCTGATGACAACTCCATTACCGTTAACGGTAAAACCATTAAGTGTGTATCCGACCGGAACCCAGAAAACTTGCCCTGGAAAGACTGGGATATAGATCTCATTATTGAAGCCACAGGCGTATTTACTTCTAGAGAAGGAGCAACTAAGCATCTGAATGCGGGAGCTAAAAAAGTTCTTATCACTGCTCCAGGAAAGAACGATGATGGCACTTTTGTGGTAGGCGTGAACCACCACGACTACGACCACGAAAAACACCAAATTATCAGCAACGCTAGTTGTACTACAAACTGTTTGGCTCCTATTGCGAAGGTGTTGCACGAAAAATTCGGCATCATCAAAGGCACCATGACCACTACTCACAGCTATACGGGCGACCAGCGTTTGTTGGATGCTTCCCACAGAGATGTCCGACGGGCGCGTGCTGCTGCTCTCAATATTGTGCCTACCTCTACAGGTGCAGCTAAAGCTGTAGCATTAGTATTGCCCGATTTAAAGGGCAAGCTGAACGGTGTTGCACTCCGCGTTCCTACCCCTAACGTTTCTATGGTGGATTTCGTCGTACAAGTCGAAAAATCCACTATCACAGAAGAAGTTAACCAAGCCCTCAAAGAAGCTTCTGAAAATTCACTCAAAGGCATTCTGGCATACAGTGAGGAAGCACTGGTATCTTCTGATTACCAAGGTACTGATGAATCTTCGATTGTTGATTCAAGCTTAACCATGGTCTTGGGCGGCGACTTAGTTAAGGTGATGGCTTGGTATGATAACGAATGGGGCTACAGCCAACGCGTACTCGATCTTGCCGAATTGGTAGGTGAGAAGTGGGTTAAATAG
- the thiL gene encoding thiamine-phosphate kinase → MNNEFSSLVRDIGEQGLLKRLQRYCPPDIVGDDAAVLSTEPGKSLVVTTDVLIDGVHFSDITTSPEDVGWRAAAANLSDIAAMGATPLGITVGLGLPGEVAVSWVDTLYQGMSQCLQKYNTPIVGGDIVRSPTTTIAIAAFGQVKPQQTIRRNNAKVGDVIVVTGVHGASSAGLQLLLHPELGKNLSASDRTALIKAHQRPQPRLDALPILWEILNSLFPPVSLSPSLPISGMDSSDGLADAVIQICHNSQAGAVIESTQIPLPEAFHSWLSKEQALEYALYGGEDFELVLCMPKEVAEKFVQTLGNNAAIVGTITSEPTVILREPDKKNPDRVLTLNRGFQHFG, encoded by the coding sequence GTGAATAATGAATTTTCTTCGTTAGTTCGAGATATTGGCGAACAAGGTCTTTTAAAAAGATTGCAGCGTTATTGTCCTCCTGACATTGTTGGAGATGATGCTGCTGTGCTTTCTACTGAACCGGGAAAATCTTTAGTGGTAACGACTGATGTGTTAATTGACGGCGTCCACTTCAGCGATATTACGACATCTCCAGAGGATGTTGGTTGGCGAGCAGCAGCAGCTAATTTATCCGATATAGCAGCAATGGGAGCAACTCCATTGGGGATTACGGTTGGCTTGGGATTACCTGGTGAGGTTGCTGTCAGTTGGGTTGATACATTATACCAGGGTATGTCTCAGTGTTTGCAAAAATACAATACACCGATTGTTGGTGGAGATATAGTACGATCGCCCACAACAACCATAGCGATCGCAGCCTTCGGTCAAGTGAAGCCACAGCAAACTATCCGACGCAACAATGCCAAAGTTGGGGATGTTATTGTTGTGACAGGGGTTCACGGTGCTTCCTCTGCTGGCTTGCAATTACTTCTACATCCCGAACTAGGAAAAAATCTCAGTGCTAGCGATCGCACAGCCCTAATTAAAGCACATCAGCGTCCCCAACCGCGACTTGATGCCCTACCCATACTTTGGGAAATCTTAAATTCTCTGTTCCCCCCTGTGTCCCTCTCTCCCTCGCTTCCCATTTCCGGAATGGACAGCAGTGATGGCTTAGCAGATGCTGTTATCCAAATTTGCCACAACAGTCAAGCAGGTGCTGTTATTGAGAGTACGCAAATTCCCTTACCCGAAGCATTCCATTCCTGGTTAAGCAAAGAACAAGCCCTAGAATATGCTTTATATGGCGGTGAAGATTTTGAACTTGTATTGTGTATGCCCAAAGAAGTAGCAGAAAAGTTTGTACAAACACTGGGAAACAATGCTGCGATCGTGGGAACAATTACCAGCGAGCCAACAGTAATTTTACGCGAGCCAGACAAAAAAAATCCCGATCGAGTTCTCACACTTAATCGGGGATTTCAGCATTTTGGTTAG
- a CDS encoding peptidylprolyl isomerase, protein MFKILKSWLNNSLIALLLVTLFLGISAAGWTPSCSAALPAGNAITDGKSLLQYALPIENKPVRELQASLEDISNQLRANRRWGAVSKDLSKASRILEKPAQLLASVPDERKPQAEAWISELKSGVNTLQEVVKTKNKEQVKEQRAKLLSLVGLLEESMVKKFPFEVPSEYSNLPQLKGRATVEVKTNKGDLTLVVDGYSAPVTSGNFVDLVQRGFYNGLEFTRSEESYVLQTGDPPGQDAGFIDPKTGKYRAIPLEVLVKGDKKPTYGITLEEAGRYTDLPVLPFSAFGALALARPERDVNGGSSQVFFFLFEPELTPAGRNLLDGRYAVFGYVTEGKEVLDELKAGDKIESAKVIQGLENLVEPNVA, encoded by the coding sequence ATGTTCAAAATATTGAAATCCTGGCTGAATAACAGTCTCATTGCACTGCTGCTGGTCACTCTATTTTTAGGAATAAGTGCAGCTGGATGGACACCATCTTGTAGTGCTGCGCTACCTGCTGGTAACGCCATTACTGACGGTAAATCTCTTTTACAGTACGCACTTCCAATAGAGAATAAACCCGTGCGGGAACTGCAAGCAAGTTTAGAAGACATATCAAACCAACTGCGAGCAAATCGACGCTGGGGTGCTGTTTCTAAAGATCTCAGCAAAGCATCGCGTATTCTTGAGAAACCCGCCCAACTTTTAGCCAGTGTCCCAGATGAAAGAAAACCTCAAGCTGAGGCTTGGATTTCCGAGTTAAAGTCTGGCGTTAACACTTTGCAAGAAGTGGTTAAAACAAAAAACAAAGAACAAGTTAAGGAACAAAGGGCTAAACTACTCAGTTTGGTAGGTCTTTTAGAAGAATCAATGGTGAAGAAATTTCCCTTTGAAGTACCAAGCGAATACAGTAATTTACCTCAACTTAAAGGTCGTGCAACTGTAGAAGTCAAAACCAATAAAGGCGATCTGACGCTTGTTGTAGATGGCTACAGCGCCCCCGTAACTTCTGGAAATTTTGTTGATTTGGTACAACGGGGTTTTTATAACGGTTTGGAATTCACCCGTTCTGAAGAATCTTACGTCTTACAAACCGGAGATCCACCAGGTCAAGACGCAGGTTTTATCGATCCAAAAACGGGTAAATATCGTGCTATTCCTTTGGAAGTCCTTGTCAAAGGCGATAAAAAACCGACTTACGGTATCACCTTAGAAGAAGCAGGTCGTTACACTGACTTACCTGTTCTTCCCTTCTCCGCCTTTGGTGCTTTAGCTTTAGCACGTCCCGAACGTGATGTAAATGGCGGTTCTTCACAAGTCTTCTTCTTTCTATTTGAACCAGAACTAACTCCCGCAGGACGCAACTTACTTGATGGTCGCTATGCTGTTTTTGGCTACGTTACTGAAGGAAAAGAAGTTTTGGACGAATTGAAAGCAGGTGACAAAATTGAATCTGCTAAAGTCATCCAAGGGCTTGAGAATTTAGTAGAACCCAACGTTGCTTAA
- a CDS encoding rhomboid family intramembrane serine protease, whose product MFPLYDENPTRITPYITYGLIGMNVLLFLHEVSLSETQLEQFLQLYAVIPRQLTASFAGASVNPSVPEWATLFTSQFLHGGWWHLISNMVFLWVFGNNIEDRLGHFKYLIFYLSCGALAALCQWLVGVNSTIPSLGASGAISGILGAYIIRFPRTGVVSLVFLGFFITTIRVPAMILIGLFIVQNVISGLASLQPAAMSMETGGVAYWAHIGGFVFGLILGPLLGLFKRDYD is encoded by the coding sequence GTGTTTCCCCTTTACGACGAAAACCCGACCCGAATCACCCCATACATTACCTATGGGTTGATCGGTATGAACGTATTACTTTTTCTCCATGAAGTGAGTTTATCGGAGACGCAACTAGAACAGTTTCTACAGTTATATGCCGTAATTCCACGACAGTTAACGGCTAGTTTTGCTGGTGCGTCAGTTAATCCATCCGTACCTGAGTGGGCTACTTTATTTACGTCACAGTTTTTACACGGTGGCTGGTGGCATCTCATATCCAATATGGTTTTTTTATGGGTTTTTGGTAACAATATTGAAGACCGCTTGGGTCATTTTAAATACCTAATTTTCTATTTAAGTTGTGGTGCTCTAGCAGCTTTGTGTCAGTGGCTCGTTGGTGTAAATTCTACAATTCCTTCTTTAGGAGCAAGTGGTGCAATTTCAGGCATTTTGGGTGCTTACATTATTCGCTTTCCACGCACGGGAGTCGTTTCATTAGTCTTCTTAGGATTTTTCATTACGACAATTAGAGTTCCAGCGATGATTTTGATAGGACTGTTTATTGTCCAAAATGTCATATCCGGTCTTGCAAGCTTGCAACCAGCTGCTATGAGTATGGAGACAGGTGGAGTTGCGTATTGGGCGCATATAGGTGGCTTTGTGTTTGGTTTGATTCTCGGTCCTTTACTGGGTTTATTTAAACGAGATTATGACTAA